TTTCCATATTTCTTCTTTTGTCCAACGGATTAATGGACAAACCTTTACATTTTTAAAGTTGTCATCTTTATTTAAAAACTGAACATGCTTTCTAGTTTCGGATTGCTCTCGTCTTAATCCCGAAATCCAAGCATTATATTTCATTAATGTTCGTTTTAACGGTTCCACCTTACGAAGTGTACAACAAACATTAGGCTCTTTTTCCCACAATGCATCTCCATATTTTTCTGCTTGTTCCTCTAACGTGACGGACGGTGTTAAAAAGTCAATTTGTACATCTGGATACCGTTCTTTTATTTTTTCAATCAATTCATACGTTTCTTTAAAATGAAGCGAGGTATCTAAAAACACTACTTTTGCGGTACAATTAATTTTTGAAATAAGGTCTAGAAGAACGATTCCTTCTGCTCCGAAACTACAAGCATATACAATCCCTTCTCCATATTGTTCATATGCCCATTTCAATCCATCGAGCGCATCGTTAAATGATTTATTTCGGGATAAAACGGCTGTTTCATCCCATGTTTCATACGTAAATCCCATATTTCTCCTCCCCTTTTTTTCCGAAAAAAAGACGATTTTAATAAAAGAATAACTTTTCTTTCATCAAAATCGCCTCTAGTATCTCTAGT
The genomic region above belongs to Massilibacterium senegalense and contains:
- a CDS encoding phosphoadenylyl-sulfate reductase, whose product is MGFTYETWDETAVLSRNKSFNDALDGLKWAYEQYGEGIVYACSFGAEGIVLLDLISKINCTAKVVFLDTSLHFKETYELIEKIKERYPDVQIDFLTPSVTLEEQAEKYGDALWEKEPNVCCTLRKVEPLKRTLMKYNAWISGLRREQSETRKHVQFLNKDDNFKNVKVCPLIRWTKEEIWKYIQLHRLDYNPLHDQGYPSIGCFPCTQKATNPNDERSGRWNGFQKTECGLHSAT